The following are encoded together in the Primulina tabacum isolate GXHZ01 chromosome 18, ASM2559414v2, whole genome shotgun sequence genome:
- the LOC142532872 gene encoding hevamine-A-like: protein MAGKLIFIAQLLLLPFLLHTAAANRGGIAIYWGQNGNEGTLAATCATGRFSYVNIAFLYIFGSGQSPRLNLAGHCDPSITGACNFVSDGIRACQRRGIRVFLSIGGGVGSYSLSSREDARNLSVYLWQTFLGGGRRNSTSRPLGDAVLDGIDLDIELGSSLYYDDLVRYLKSYSIYGRRVFMTGAPQCPFPDRLLGAALNTRLFDFVWIQFYNNPPCQYSSGNITNLVNSWRLWTSSVNARRIFLGLPAAPQAAGSGFIPPDVLTGQILPLIKRSPKYGGVMLWSKYWDDQSGYSSSILASV, encoded by the coding sequence ATGGCAGGAAAGCTTATATTCATAGCACAGCTCCTCCTCCTACCCTTCCTCTTACACACTGCTGCCGCCAACCGCGGCGGAATTGCCATTTACTGGGGTCAAAACGGCAATGAAGGAACCTTGGCAGCAACCTGCGCCACCGGCAGATTCTCCTACGTCAACATCGCATTCCTCTACATATTCGGGAGTGGCCAATCCCCCCGGCTCAACCTCGCTGGCCACTGCGACCCCTCTATCACTGGTGCATGCAACTTCGTCAGCGACGGAATCCGCGCCTGCCAGAGGCGGGGCATAAGGGTTTTCCTGTCAATCGGCGGAGGCGTCGGGAGTTACTCCCTCTCCTCCAGAGAAGATGCCAGGAATCTATCCGTTTATCTATGGCAAACTTTTCTCGGCGGCGGGAGAAGAAACTCCACCTCTAGGCCATTGGGCGACGCTGTTTTGGACGGCATAGACTTGGATATCGAGCTCGGGTCTTCATTGTATTACGACGATCTAGTAAGATATCTGAAATCTTACAGCATATATGGCAGAAGAGTGTTCATGACGGGAGCACCGCAGTGCCCATTTCCCGATAGATTGTTGGGGGCTGCTTTGAACACAAGACTTTTCGATTTTGTGTGGATTCAATTTTACAACAACCCACCATGCCAGTATTCTTCGGGAAATATTACTAACTTGGTGAATTCTTGGAGGCTCTGGACGAGCTCTGTCAACGCTAGGAGGATATTTTTGGGGCTTCCGGCGGCGCCGCAGGCTGCCGGAAGTGGATTTATCCCGCCTGATGTGCTGACCGGGCAGATTCTGCCATTGATAAAAAGATCACCAAAGTATGGTGGTGTGATGCTGTGGTCAAAATATTGGGATGATCAGAGTGGATACAGTTCCTCTATTCTTGCAAGTGTGtga
- the LOC142532871 gene encoding plastidial pyruvate kinase 2-like isoform X1, with protein MAQVVATRLIHGAFAPSPSSGSVQSRSEKLKPYSGFALKVLARPEKSSRHGAIHVSVPVSALRSSSAEPEVVPVIPEDVVKEIQQLENTSAGMWSKPMVRRKTKIVCTIGPSTNTKEMIWKLAEAGMNVARLNMSHGDHGSHQKVIDLVKEYNAQTKGNVIAIMLDTKGPEVRSGDLPQPIELNSGQEFTFTIRRGVGTTDCVSVNYDDFVNDVEVGDMLLVDGGMMSLTVKSKTEDSVKCEVVDGGELKSRRHLNVRGKSATLPSITEKDWDDIKFGVDNKVDFYAVSFVKDASVVHELKNYLKDCGADIHVIVKIESADSIPNLHSIIAASDGAMVARGDLGAELPIEEVPLLQEEIIRICRSMGKAVIVATNMLESMIVHPTPTRAEVSDIAIAVREGADAVMLSGETAHGKFPLKAAKVMHTVSLRTEATIVGAQTPPNLGQAFKKHMSEMFAFHATMMSNTLGTSIVVFTRTGFMAILLSHYRPSGTIFAFTNEKRIQQRLALYQGICPIYMEFSADANETFADALALLKNQGMVKDGEQVALVQSGRQPIWRFQSTHNIQVRKV; from the exons ATGGCTCAAGTGGTGGCGACGCGGTTGATTCATGGTGCATTTGCTCCCAGTCCTAGCTCTGGATCCGTCCAAAGCCGATCTGAGAAGCTCAAGCCCTATTCTGGCTTCGCTTTGAAGGTTTTGGCTCGACCTGAGAAGAGCAGCCGCCATGGAGCCATCCACGTCAGCGTGCCGGTATCTGCTCTCAGATCTTCGAGTGCCGAGCCAGAGGTCGTTCCGGTGATTCCTGAAGATGTTGTCAAG GAGATTCAGCAACTTGAGAACACATCAGCTGGTATGTGGTCTAAACCTATGGTCAGGCGCAAGACAAAGATTGTTTGCACTATCGGTCCCTCAACCAACACGAAGGAAATGATATGGAAGCTGGCGGAGGCTGGAATGAATGTTGCTCGTCTTAATATGTCTCATGGTGATCATGGATCTCACCAGAAGGTCATAGACTTGGTTAAGGAATATAATGCCCAGACAAAAGGCAATGTTATTGCCATCATGCTTGACACCAAG GGTCCTGAGGTTAGGAGTGGCGATTTACCCCAGCCAATTGAATTAAATAGTGGTCAAGAATTTACTTTCACAATTCGTAGAGGAGTGGGCACAACAGACTGTGTCAGTGTCAACTATGATGATTTTGTAAATGATGTAGAAGTGGGAGACATGCTTCTTGTTGATG GTGGTATGATGTCATTAACTGTAAAATCCAAAACTGAAGACTCGGTGAAATGTGAAGTAGTCGACGGAGGAGAGCTCAAATCCCGAAGGCATCTTAATGTTAGAGGGAAAAGTGCAACACTGCCATCCATTACTG AAAAGGACTGGGACGATATCAAATTTGGAGTCGACAATAAAGTTGATTTCTATGCAGTTTCCTTTGTCAAGGATGCGTCTGTGGTGCATGAATTGAAGAATTATCTGAAAG ATTGTGGTGCAGACATCCATGTCATTGTCAAAATTGAAAGTGCAGATTCCATTCCGAATCTGCATTCGATCATAGCTGCATCTGACGGG GCTATGGTTGCCAGAGGGGATCTTGGTGCAGAGTTGCCAATCGAAGAGGTTCCTCTATTGCAG GAAGAGATTATAAGGATATGTCGCAGCATGGGAAAAGCGGTCATAGTGGCTACAAATATGCTCGAGAGCATGATAGTTCATCCCACACCTACCCGAGCAGAGGTATCAGATATTGCCATCGCTGTTAGAGAAGGCGCTGATGCAGTAATGCTTTCTGGAGAAACTGCACATGGGAA GTTTCCTCTGAAGGCTGCAAAGGTCATGCACACAGTCTCTTTGAGGACCGAAGCTACCATAGTTGGTGCACAAACTCCCCCAAATCTGGGCCAAGCCTTCAAG AAACATATGAGCGAAATGTTTGCGTTCCATGCCACAATGATGTCAAACACCCTTGGAACTTCGATTGTTGTCTTCACCAGAACCGGGTTCATGGCAATTCTATTGAGCCATTATCGTCCTTCTGGCACAATATTTGCTTTTACGAATGA GAAGAGAATACAGCAGAGACTGGCTTTGTACCAGGGCATCTGCCCCATATACATGGAGTTCTCTGCTGATGCTAACGAGACATTTGCCGATGCATTGGCTTTATTAAAG AATCAAGGAATGGTGAAAGATGGGGAGCAGGTCGCTCTCGTCCAAAGTGGCAGGCAACCCATTTGGAGGTTCCAATCGACTCATAATATTCAGGTCAGGAAAGTTTAG
- the LOC142532864 gene encoding LOW QUALITY PROTEIN: G-type lectin S-receptor-like serine/threonine-protein kinase At5g24080 (The sequence of the model RefSeq protein was modified relative to this genomic sequence to represent the inferred CDS: deleted 1 base in 1 codon): MAQYSFCIFCIYCVIFLGELFGSNSAGPVAPGSRLFTSQNRAWISDNRTFAFGFTPVDSMNDEFELGVWFQQLPGDRTLVWSANANTPVSKDAIFDFDRSGNLVLNDRGTAVWTSNTSNSGVETAVMSENGNFILYGTNQRIIWQSFLHPSDTLLPGQPLTVSLELKSSRSPAHGGFYTMKMLQQPNSLNLALTYNVPEGYETSLESYANYSYWPGPNVSNVTGEVTAVLDDGGSFGIIYGSSSEGAVYVYKNENDNGTLSLARNQSSPPSVLRRLILEANGNLRIYRWDNDVNGSRQWVSEWAAVSTPCEIAGICGNGICNLGISKSNASCICLPGTFKVNNDDNCSGNSSLTRKCSPHRGNLSSLFKIETVQQTNYFYSDSSVIANYSDIESEAKCGDVCLSDCGCVASVYGLNEEKPYCWLLRSLEFGGYQDPGSTLFVKVEPNGSSTTDVGTDSPRGLSNKKKKTLVLPIVLSITVMIVLLYCLLYTIVRRKRTLKKALETSLILAGGPVGFSYRDLQSRTANFSELLGTGGFGSVYKGSLSDGTPVAVKRLDKILPHGEKEFITEVNTIGSMHHMNLVRLRGYCSEGKQRLLVYEFMKNGSLDKWIFHSHNFRETQDRLLDWPTRYQVALGTAKGIAYFHEQCRDRIIHCDIKPENILLDEDFCPKVSDFGLAKLMGREHSHVVTMVRGTRGYLAPEWVSNRPITVKADVYSYGMLLLEIIGGRRNLDMSLDVEDFFYPGWAFKAITNGTPLKVADRRLEGSVEEEELVGALKIAFWCIQDEINMRPTMGEVVTMLEGSIHINMPPMPHAVSELIEEGLDHVHKAMRRELNQGSSFTTATTTTTTTTTTHPSSRATCSHSTFSPR, translated from the exons ATGGCACAGTATTCCTTTTGTATCTTCTGTATATACTGTGTTATATTTCTAGGAGAGCTTTTCGGGTCCAATTCAGCTGGCCCGGTTGCCCCGGGTTCCAGATTATTTACGAGTCAGAACCGAGCATGGATATCTGATAATCGGACTTTTGCTTTCGGGTTTACCCCAGTGGATTCAATGAACGACGAATTTGAATTGGGAGTATGGTTTCAACAGCTTCCTGGAGATCGGACTCTTGTTTGGTCAGCTAATGC GAATACTCCAGTAAGCAAAGACGCAATCTTTGATTTCGACCGCAGTGGCAATCTCGTGCTTAACGACAGAGGAACTGCGGTCTGGACATCGAATACGTCCAATTCTGGTGTTGAAACAGCAGTCATGTCTGAAAACGGCAACTTCATTCTGTATGGAACAAATCAACGTATTATCTGGCAAAGCTTTTTACATCCCTCTGATACACTGTTACCAGGACAACCTTTGACAGTTTCTCTAGAGCTCAAGTCTTCTAGATCACCGGCACACGGTGGATTCTATACAATGAAAATGTTACAGCAGCCTAATTCTCTAAATTTGGCGCTGACCTATAATGTACCTGAGGGGTATGAAACCTCTCTGGAATCATATGCAAACTACTCTTATTGGCCAGGACCTAACGTATCAAATGTAACAGGAGAGGTCACGGCAGTTTTAGATGATGGAGGGAGTTTCGGGATAATCTATGGGTCCTCGTCCGAAGGAGCAGTGTATGTGTACAAGAATGAGAATGACAATGGTACGTTATCCTTGGCTAGAAATCAATCAAGTCCTCCTTCAGTTCTTAGAAGATTAATTCTCGAGGCTAATGGCAATCTGCGCATATATCGATGGGACAATGATGTCAATGGGTCAAGACAATGGGTTTCAGAATGGGCAGCTGTCTCAACGCCATGTGAGATTGCTGGTATTTGCGGCAATGGGATATGCAATCTAGGAATAAGTAAGTCTAATGCTTCTTGCATATGCTTGCCAGGGACTTTCAAAGTGAACAACGATGATAATTGCTCGGGAAACTCATCGTTGACACGGAAATGTAGCCCTCATCGTGGGAATTTATCATCCCTGTTCAAGATTGAAACGGTTCAACAAACCAATTATTTCTACTCAGATTCATCGGTCATAGCGAATTATAGCGATATTGAGTCGGAAGCCAAGTGTGGTGATGTCTGCTTATCAGACTGTGGATGCGTTGCCTCAGTTTATGGGCTAAATGAGGAAAAACCATATTGTTGGCTTTTAAGAAGCTTGGAGTTTGGAGGATACCAGGATCCTGGTTCAACTCTTTTTGTGAAAGTTGAACCCAATGGCTCTTCAACTACCGATGTTGGCACTGACTCGCCTCGTGGATTGAgcaataagaagaaaaaaacacTGGTGCTTCCTATTGTCCTGAGCATTACAGTTATGATAGTTCTGCTCTATTGCTTATTGTACACAATTGTTCGTAGA AAGAGAACTTTAAAGAAAGCCCTTGAGACTTCTTTAATTTTAGCAGGAGGTCCGGTTGGTTTTAGTTACAGAGATTTACAGAGCAGGACTGCAAATTTTTCCGAATTGCTGGGAACAG GTGGATTTGGCAGTGTGTACAAGGGAAGCCTCAGCGACGGAACACCAGTTGCTGTGAAAAGGCTCGACAAGATCTTACCCCATGGAGAAAAAGAGTTTATCACTGAGGTAAATACAATTGGCTCCATGCATCATATGAACTTGGTTCGTTTACGTGGATATTGCTCAGAGGGGAAACAAAG GCTTCTAGTTTACGAGTTCATGAAAAATGGGTCGTTGGACAAGTGGATATTCCATTCGCATAATTTTCGAGAGACACAGGACAGACTACTTGATTGGCCAACTCGTTATCAGGTAGCTCTTGGCACTGCAAAAGGGATTGCATATTTTCACGAGCAATGTCGTGACAGGATAATACACTGCGACATCAAGCCAGAAAACATTCTGTTAGATGAGGATTTTTGTCCAAAAGTATCAGATTTCGGACTAGCAAAATTGATGGGCAGAGAACATTCACATGTGGTCACAATGGTGAGAGGGACCAGAGGTTACTTGGCCCCGGAATGGGTCAGTAATCGTCCAATCACTGTAAAGGCCGATGTTTACAGTTATGGGATGCTTCTTTTAGAGATAATTGGCGGAagaagaaatctagacatgtcTTTGGATGTTGAGGACTTCTTTTATCCTGGATGGGCTTTCAAG GCGATTACGAATGGAACGCCCTTAAAAGTTGCAGACAGAAGGCTTGAAGGATCAGTGGAGGAAGAAGAGCTTGTCGGGGCTTTAAAAATTGCTTTCTGGTGCATCCAGGATGAGATCAACATGAGGCCAACTATGGGGGAGGTGGTGACGATGTTAGAAGGATCCATCCACATTAACATGCCACCAATGCCACACGCAGTGTCGGAGCTTATTGAGGAAGGTTTAGATCATGTGCACAAAGCCATGAGGAGAGAACTCAATCAAGGGAGTTCCTTCACTAccgccaccaccaccaccaccaccaccaccaccactcaTCCATCATCTCGTGCAACATGTAGTCATTCCACCTTCTCACCAAGATAA
- the LOC142532870 gene encoding uncharacterized protein LOC142532870, with the protein MDNTLFAYNEGPTHESDGFKTVSWLSWEDWRFVRESLFSSSPDLVASALQRIRTWRSRSCIPVAVEVTASIIETQQQDPSFRHDLNESARQSEEALSMQYCMAIMRLVNGIIEKTRIKDEISIGEAANAIGIPRMLIDIRHEGSHRDLPSLRLLRCASEKAKDWLISYYWEPQEKVIPNQNIQKENLEKKIKHRLQKVALCQKAKIAVRASNSSPKGKCYKSQLSKLKNRHSKLLKKVLLLCSSFSPQVAHVLLEFLLSALELSNLKEHLEDSQIEQSSENKQTAYDDWKSIVLKLSRREPEFLVTLADTILEKMEGEHRLLENSLKAHGFELLLSLFESLVPHLKILTTGSHEESSEHQGFLALKRKASLTGLLHRCLLISFPENKQLMGSALIIARLIGDASLLHKLKKLSLLGPSDLEPNSNPPGEVIPLSQLEDSLLCAEEKFELIKQSRINGKAIKPKESDSRPKSCRDVVKSWKPCPIGMLPCTTGFLGRLPFFDCTNESSEVVKLSENKVFKELKQCNKRKAECAVQDLDNSIKKVKETEADCESYNGGDISLEGVKGHLMIDGVRTKVGEEEFLAIASSVRLLV; encoded by the exons ATGGATAACACACTGTTTGCTTATAACGAAGGCCCAACACACGAATCCGACGGCTTCAAAACTGTGAGTTGGTTAAGCTGGGAAGACTGGCGGTTCGTCAGAGAATCACTTTTCTCCTCTTCTCCAGATTTAGTTGCCTCTGCCCTTCAAAGA ATACGGACGTGGCGGAGTAGGAGCTGCATTCCTGTGGCGGTTGAAGTTACAGCTTCGATTATTGAAACCCAGCAGCAAGATCCGTCCTTTAG ACATGATTTGAATGAAAGTGCTCGGCAGTCAGAGGAAGCGCTGTCCATGCAATATTGCATGGCAATTATGAG GCTTGTCAATGGCATAATTGAGAAAACACGAATAAAGGATGAAATTTCAATAGGTGAAGCAGCTAATGCCATTGGCATCCCACGAATGCTGATTGATATTCGTCATG AGGGTTCTCATCGTGATCTCCCTTCTCTCCGACTTCTCCGTTGTGCCTCAGAAAAG GCAAAAGATTggttaatatcatattattgggaACCTCAAGAAAAGGTCATTCCTAATCAAAACATTCAGAAGGAAAACCTCGAGAAAAAAATTAAGCACCGACTACAGAAAGTTGCTCTCTGTCAGAAAGCAAAAATAGCTGTGCGAGCTAGTAATTCAAGTCCCAAGGGAAAAT GTTATAAGAGCCAACTTAGCAAATTGAAGAACCGGCATTCCAAACTACTGAAGAAAGTTCTGCTTTTATGTTCTTCATTTTCTCCTCAAGTGGCACATGTTCTGTTGGAGTTCTTGCTTAGTGCATTAGAATTGTCCAATTTAAAGGAGCACTTAGAAGATTCCCAAATTGAACAGAGTAGTGAAAATAAGCAAACTGCATATGATGACTGGAAATCTATTGTCTTGAAATTATCCAGGAGAGAACCAGAATTTCTTGTAACGCTTGCTGACACCATTCTTGAAAAGATGGAAG GGGAACACCGGCTTCTAGAGAATTCACTCAAAGCTCACGGATTTGAGTTACTTTTGTCTTTGTTTGAGTCGCTTGTTCCTCATTTGAAGATCTTAACTACTGGTAGTCATGAAGAATCTTCAGAACACCAAGGTTTTCTGGCCTTGAAACGCAAAGCATCTTTAACTGGACTTCTCCATAGATGTCTTTTGATATCCTTTCCTGAAAACAAGCAACTAATGGGATCTGCCTTAATCATTGCACGTCTGATCGGCGACGCCTCTTTACTCCATAAACTAAAGAAACTTTCTTTATTGGGACCATCAGATTTAGAACCTAACTCTAACCCCCCAGGTGAGGTCATCCCTCTTTCTCAACTGGAAGATTCTCTCCTTTGCGCTGAAGAGAAATTTGAGTTGATCAAACAGTCTCGAATCAATGGCAAGGCTATAAAACCAAAAGAATCCGACTCGAGACCAAAGAGCTGTCGGGATGTGGTCAAATCGTGGAAACCCTGTCCCATTGGCATGCTTCCTTGTACAACAGGTTTTTTAGGCCGTCTTCCTTTCTTTGACTGCACCAATGAAAGCTCGGAAGTAGTAAAATTATCCGAGAATAAAGTGTTTAAGGAACTGAAGCAATGCAACAAAAGAAAAGCTGAGTGCGCCGTCCAAGACTTGGATAATTCTATTAAGAAAGTGAAGGAGACTGAGGCAGATTGTGAATCATACAATGGGGGCGATATTAGTTTAGAAGGTGTTAAAGGGCATCTGATGATTGATGGAGTGCGGACGAAAGTTGGAGAGGAGGAGTTTCTTGCTATTGCATCTTCAGTAAGGTTATTAGTTTGA
- the LOC142532871 gene encoding plastidial pyruvate kinase 2-like isoform X2 produces MAQVVATRLIHGAFAPSPSSGSVQSRSEKLKPYSGFALKVLARPEKSSRHGAIHVSVPVSALRSSSAEPEVVPVIPEDVVKVAGKNHYMQEIQQLENTSAGMWSKPMVRRKTKIVCTIGPSTNTKEMIWKLAEAGMNVARLNMSHGDHGSHQKVIDLVKEYNAQTKGNVIAIMLDTKGPEVRSGDLPQPIELNSGQEFTFTIRRGVGTTDCVSVNYDDFVNDVEVGDMLLVDGGMMSLTVKSKTEDSVKCEVVDGGELKSRRHLNVRGKSATLPSITEKDWDDIKFGVDNKVDFYAVSFVKDASVVHELKNYLKDCGADIHVIVKIESADSIPNLHSIIAASDGAMVARGDLGAELPIEEVPLLQEEIIRICRSMGKAVIVATNMLESMIVHPTPTRAEVSDIAIAVREGADAVMLSGETAHGKFPLKAAKVMHTVSLRTEATIVGAQTPPNLGQAFKKHMSEMFAFHATMMSNTLGTSIVVFTRTGFMAILLSHYRPSGTIFAFTNEKRIQQRLALYQGICPIYMEFSADANETFADALALLKNQGMVKDGEQVALVQSGRQPIWRFQSTHNIQVRKV; encoded by the exons ATGGCTCAAGTGGTGGCGACGCGGTTGATTCATGGTGCATTTGCTCCCAGTCCTAGCTCTGGATCCGTCCAAAGCCGATCTGAGAAGCTCAAGCCCTATTCTGGCTTCGCTTTGAAGGTTTTGGCTCGACCTGAGAAGAGCAGCCGCCATGGAGCCATCCACGTCAGCGTGCCGGTATCTGCTCTCAGATCTTCGAGTGCCGAGCCAGAGGTCGTTCCGGTGATTCCTGAAGATGTTGTCAAG GTAGCAGGGAAAAATCATTATATGCAGGAGATTCAGCAACTTGAGAACACATCAGCTGGTATGTGGTCTAAACCTATGGTCAGGCGCAAGACAAAGATTGTTTGCACTATCGGTCCCTCAACCAACACGAAGGAAATGATATGGAAGCTGGCGGAGGCTGGAATGAATGTTGCTCGTCTTAATATGTCTCATGGTGATCATGGATCTCACCAGAAGGTCATAGACTTGGTTAAGGAATATAATGCCCAGACAAAAGGCAATGTTATTGCCATCATGCTTGACACCAAG GGTCCTGAGGTTAGGAGTGGCGATTTACCCCAGCCAATTGAATTAAATAGTGGTCAAGAATTTACTTTCACAATTCGTAGAGGAGTGGGCACAACAGACTGTGTCAGTGTCAACTATGATGATTTTGTAAATGATGTAGAAGTGGGAGACATGCTTCTTGTTGATG GTGGTATGATGTCATTAACTGTAAAATCCAAAACTGAAGACTCGGTGAAATGTGAAGTAGTCGACGGAGGAGAGCTCAAATCCCGAAGGCATCTTAATGTTAGAGGGAAAAGTGCAACACTGCCATCCATTACTG AAAAGGACTGGGACGATATCAAATTTGGAGTCGACAATAAAGTTGATTTCTATGCAGTTTCCTTTGTCAAGGATGCGTCTGTGGTGCATGAATTGAAGAATTATCTGAAAG ATTGTGGTGCAGACATCCATGTCATTGTCAAAATTGAAAGTGCAGATTCCATTCCGAATCTGCATTCGATCATAGCTGCATCTGACGGG GCTATGGTTGCCAGAGGGGATCTTGGTGCAGAGTTGCCAATCGAAGAGGTTCCTCTATTGCAG GAAGAGATTATAAGGATATGTCGCAGCATGGGAAAAGCGGTCATAGTGGCTACAAATATGCTCGAGAGCATGATAGTTCATCCCACACCTACCCGAGCAGAGGTATCAGATATTGCCATCGCTGTTAGAGAAGGCGCTGATGCAGTAATGCTTTCTGGAGAAACTGCACATGGGAA GTTTCCTCTGAAGGCTGCAAAGGTCATGCACACAGTCTCTTTGAGGACCGAAGCTACCATAGTTGGTGCACAAACTCCCCCAAATCTGGGCCAAGCCTTCAAG AAACATATGAGCGAAATGTTTGCGTTCCATGCCACAATGATGTCAAACACCCTTGGAACTTCGATTGTTGTCTTCACCAGAACCGGGTTCATGGCAATTCTATTGAGCCATTATCGTCCTTCTGGCACAATATTTGCTTTTACGAATGA GAAGAGAATACAGCAGAGACTGGCTTTGTACCAGGGCATCTGCCCCATATACATGGAGTTCTCTGCTGATGCTAACGAGACATTTGCCGATGCATTGGCTTTATTAAAG AATCAAGGAATGGTGAAAGATGGGGAGCAGGTCGCTCTCGTCCAAAGTGGCAGGCAACCCATTTGGAGGTTCCAATCGACTCATAATATTCAGGTCAGGAAAGTTTAG